The following are encoded together in the Pseudodesulfovibrio indicus genome:
- a CDS encoding alpha/beta fold hydrolase has translation MDRFEAVETTGENQVGGWLQTTDGVRLWLDVRGTGRPVILIHGWTMSGLFWRRQAELADRFQVVTPDLRGHGRSQSTPRGHTVPRYAMDVREVITGLGLREAALIGWSMGGSVVLEYWKQFGGDRLAALGLVETGPYPMSSASWNTHKCRGGDEEALHRDLEAMRGDRKGFARRFVDAMFLSGEAPDHALRWMAAEQLKAPTDTATAIYEDYVRRDYTPVLPTVSVPALAVYGRSRHMCFGPSTGRYVAATLPDSSFAILDKSGHLPFYEQPEVFNETVTRFLNRLDA, from the coding sequence GTGGACCGCTTCGAGGCCGTGGAGACCACCGGCGAAAACCAGGTGGGCGGCTGGCTCCAGACCACCGACGGGGTTCGGCTGTGGCTCGACGTCCGGGGCACGGGACGCCCCGTGATCCTGATCCACGGCTGGACCATGAGCGGGCTGTTCTGGCGGCGGCAGGCCGAGCTGGCCGACCGGTTCCAGGTCGTCACCCCGGACCTGCGCGGCCACGGCCGGTCGCAGTCCACCCCGCGCGGCCACACCGTGCCCCGCTACGCCATGGACGTACGCGAGGTCATCACCGGCCTGGGGCTGCGTGAAGCGGCCCTGATCGGCTGGTCCATGGGCGGCTCCGTGGTCCTGGAATACTGGAAACAGTTCGGCGGGGACCGGCTGGCGGCCCTCGGGCTGGTGGAGACCGGCCCGTACCCCATGTCTTCCGCGTCCTGGAACACCCACAAATGCCGAGGCGGCGACGAGGAGGCCCTGCACCGGGATCTCGAGGCCATGCGCGGCGACCGCAAGGGATTCGCCCGCCGCTTCGTGGACGCCATGTTCCTGTCCGGCGAGGCCCCGGACCACGCCCTGCGCTGGATGGCCGCCGAACAGCTCAAGGCCCCCACGGACACGGCAACGGCCATCTACGAAGACTACGTCCGGCGCGACTACACCCCGGTGCTGCCCACGGTGTCCGTACCGGCCCTGGCCGTCTACGGACGGTCCCGGCACATGTGCTTCGGCCCGTCAACCGGCCGCTACGTGGCCGCCACCCTGCCCGATTCCTCCTTCGCCATCCTGGACAAAAGCGGGCATTTGCCGTTTTATGAACAACCCGAAGTGTTCAATGAGACAGTGACCCGTTTTCTGAACCGGCTCGACGCTTGA
- a CDS encoding chalcone isomerase family protein, with protein MKFQSAVAALLLTLLCLTPAMGAEKAGVTLPDAVDVGGARLVLNGIALREKFVFDVYVAGLYLVEKSNDPEAILKKDAPRMLVMHFVRDVDAKAINEAWMEGLEANVKDVTPELREKFGQLAAMMTDVKDGQAMGFTYDPASGTDVMVAGQPRGGIPGKDFADAILATWIGPKPGPGKGFKQQILGNK; from the coding sequence ATGAAATTTCAGTCCGCAGTCGCCGCCCTGCTCCTGACCCTGCTCTGCCTGACCCCGGCCATGGGTGCCGAGAAGGCGGGCGTGACCCTGCCCGACGCGGTGGATGTCGGAGGGGCCAGGCTGGTCCTGAACGGCATCGCCCTGCGCGAGAAGTTCGTCTTCGACGTCTATGTGGCCGGTCTGTATCTGGTGGAAAAATCCAACGATCCAGAAGCTATCCTGAAAAAGGACGCACCCCGGATGCTGGTCATGCACTTTGTCCGCGACGTGGACGCCAAGGCGATCAACGAGGCGTGGATGGAGGGGCTTGAGGCCAACGTCAAGGACGTCACCCCGGAGCTGAGGGAGAAGTTCGGCCAGCTCGCCGCCATGATGACGGACGTCAAGGACGGCCAGGCCATGGGATTCACCTACGACCCGGCCTCGGGAACGGACGTCATGGTCGCGGGCCAGCCCCGGGGAGGCATTCCCGGCAAGGACTTCGCGGACGCCATCCTGGCCACCTGGATCGGCCCCAAGCCCGGACCGGGCAAGGGCTTCAAACAACAGATCCTGGGCAACAAGTAG
- a CDS encoding 4Fe-4S dicluster domain-containing protein: MPKSFLIDTSRCTACRGCQIACKEWHELPANQTTQYKWGSHQNPQDLNPNNYKLVRFSEHLEDGVVRWNFFPDQCRHCDVPPCKEVGDVYLEEAIVQDEKTGAVVFTDKTAKFSAEEAEQVRDACPYNIPRRNEQSGLMSKCTMCNERIHAGMLPACVKVCPTGTMNFGEREDMLKLAEQRLAKLKKQWPKAMLADPEDVNVIYLLTDDPANYHEFAVAEAKIGGPMSKKQFLATLARPFKAMKA; this comes from the coding sequence ATGCCTAAGTCATTCTTGATAGACACTTCCCGCTGCACCGCGTGCCGCGGCTGTCAGATCGCCTGCAAGGAGTGGCATGAACTGCCCGCCAACCAGACGACCCAATACAAATGGGGCAGTCACCAGAATCCGCAGGATTTGAACCCCAACAACTACAAGCTCGTTCGCTTCAGCGAACACCTCGAAGACGGCGTGGTCCGCTGGAACTTCTTCCCGGACCAGTGCCGCCACTGCGACGTCCCTCCGTGCAAGGAGGTGGGCGACGTGTACCTCGAAGAGGCCATTGTCCAGGATGAGAAGACCGGCGCGGTCGTCTTCACCGACAAGACCGCGAAGTTCTCCGCCGAAGAAGCGGAACAGGTGCGCGACGCGTGCCCGTACAACATCCCCAGGCGCAACGAACAGTCCGGTTTGATGTCCAAGTGCACCATGTGCAACGAACGCATCCATGCCGGCATGCTGCCCGCCTGCGTCAAGGTGTGTCCCACCGGGACCATGAACTTCGGCGAACGCGAGGACATGCTCAAGCTCGCCGAGCAGCGTCTGGCCAAACTCAAGAAACAGTGGCCCAAAGCGATGCTGGCCGATCCCGAGGACGTCAACGTCATCTACCTGCTCACCGACGACCCCGCGAACTATCACGAGTTCGCGGTCGCCGAAGCCAAGATCGGCGGCCCCATGTCCAAGAAGCAGTTCCTCGCCACCCTGGCAAGACCCTTCAAGGCCATGAAGGCGTAA
- a CDS encoding formate dehydrogenase accessory protein FdhE yields MKSVSCQNTVLSTLETIKNRVPAYAELAEKFGPLFVEKGRLREEMAAKGVVTPKIDAARLNAGVPILVDENLSLLADPMKESARALLPLLCELLGLSQEVREKLGGFLDDSGNIAGLAQARIEGNWKHFENTSVQLGIEPFTTLLYISETVFSPVLCAMVDNLGEPLSKISWSRGYCPVCGATPSISHLSPREVTDLDQLVGGGGKKFLHCSLCGHDWRFMRNTCPACGNDENESREVFYTDNAKFERIEACHKCGKYCLNVDMRECEPLPDLDTIQIGLIHLDIFARENGLEPISPTLWNTLD; encoded by the coding sequence ATGAAATCGGTTTCCTGCCAGAATACTGTGCTTTCCACTCTAGAAACCATCAAGAATCGCGTTCCGGCCTATGCCGAGCTGGCCGAGAAGTTCGGCCCGCTCTTTGTCGAAAAGGGACGGCTCCGGGAAGAGATGGCCGCCAAGGGGGTGGTGACGCCAAAGATCGATGCGGCGCGGCTCAATGCGGGCGTGCCGATCCTGGTGGACGAGAATCTTTCCCTCCTTGCCGATCCCATGAAGGAGTCGGCCCGGGCGCTGTTGCCCCTGTTGTGCGAACTGCTGGGACTGTCCCAGGAGGTGCGGGAGAAACTCGGCGGATTCCTGGACGACTCCGGCAATATCGCGGGGCTTGCCCAGGCTCGGATCGAAGGCAATTGGAAACACTTTGAGAACACCTCCGTACAGCTCGGCATCGAACCGTTCACCACGTTGCTGTATATTTCAGAGACCGTTTTCTCGCCTGTCCTTTGTGCTATGGTCGACAACCTGGGCGAGCCCCTCTCCAAAATTTCCTGGAGCCGGGGATACTGTCCCGTGTGCGGGGCCACCCCCTCCATCTCCCATCTTTCCCCCAGGGAAGTGACCGACCTCGATCAGCTGGTCGGCGGCGGCGGGAAGAAATTCCTGCACTGCTCCCTGTGCGGTCACGACTGGCGGTTCATGCGCAACACCTGCCCGGCCTGCGGCAACGACGAGAACGAGTCGCGCGAGGTGTTCTACACGGACAACGCCAAGTTCGAGCGCATCGAGGCGTGCCACAAGTGCGGCAAGTACTGCCTGAACGTGGACATGCGCGAATGCGAGCCGCTGCCGGACCTGGACACCATCCAGATCGGGCTGATCCATCTCGACATCTTCGCCCGCGAGAACGGGTTGGAACCCATCTCGCCGACCCTCTGGAACACGCTGGACTAG
- the tsaA gene encoding tRNA (N6-threonylcarbamoyladenosine(37)-N6)-methyltransferase TrmO, protein MDKELVVIGTVRSSIKEVKSAPKMEDEDGAVRARIEMDPAYAEGLDGLEPGARLELFTWFHQSDRSVLKVHPRGIKERPLRGVFATRSPARPNPIGLHRVTLVAIEEPLTLVVEPLEAIDGTPIIDIKPKPKGR, encoded by the coding sequence ATGGACAAGGAACTGGTTGTCATCGGCACGGTCCGCTCCAGCATCAAGGAAGTGAAATCGGCCCCCAAGATGGAGGACGAGGACGGCGCGGTGCGCGCCCGCATCGAGATGGACCCCGCCTATGCCGAAGGGCTGGACGGGCTTGAACCCGGCGCCCGGCTTGAACTCTTCACCTGGTTCCACCAGTCCGACCGCTCGGTGCTCAAGGTCCACCCCCGCGGCATCAAGGAGCGCCCCCTGCGCGGCGTGTTCGCCACCCGCTCCCCGGCCCGGCCCAATCCCATCGGCCTGCACCGCGTGACCCTGGTGGCCATCGAGGAGCCGCTGACCCTGGTGGTGGAACCGCTGGAGGCCATTGACGGCACCCCGATCATCGACATCAAGCCCAAGCCCAAGGGCAGGTAG
- a CDS encoding formate dehydrogenase accessory sulfurtransferase FdhD, with product MGATHLRALGGPDGRGKGERRAAASPMQVVSPVTIQRYSDGKLSFKDDQIAEEADLRLSVNGQQEAVLARTPGDDLNLVAGFLFAGARIMCPEDIRSIAFSYQGQARADVGLDIPRGVRRIFPSPRPIHIAPERLFEFKEIFERRQSLFKNTGSTHAAALFSDAGELVSYGEDVGRHNAFDKAVGRALLEGTLDRVAIAMLSSRLALELAMKATTANIPILCGFSAATSSAITYAERNNLSLVGRIREKTFNIYANGWRFR from the coding sequence ATGGGGGCGACGCATCTGAGGGCCTTGGGCGGCCCGGACGGGCGGGGCAAGGGTGAGCGCCGGGCCGCGGCCAGCCCCATGCAGGTGGTCAGCCCGGTGACCATCCAGCGCTACTCGGACGGGAAATTGTCCTTCAAGGACGACCAGATAGCAGAGGAGGCGGACCTTAGGCTGAGCGTCAACGGCCAGCAGGAGGCCGTGCTGGCCAGGACCCCGGGCGACGACCTGAACCTGGTGGCGGGCTTCCTGTTCGCCGGGGCCAGGATCATGTGCCCGGAGGACATCCGGAGCATCGCCTTCTCCTATCAGGGCCAGGCGCGCGCGGACGTGGGCCTGGATATCCCCCGGGGGGTGCGGCGCATCTTTCCCTCGCCCAGACCCATCCACATAGCCCCGGAGCGGCTCTTCGAGTTCAAGGAGATATTCGAGCGCAGGCAGTCCCTGTTCAAGAACACCGGCTCCACCCACGCGGCGGCCCTGTTCTCGGACGCGGGCGAGCTGGTCTCCTACGGCGAGGACGTGGGGCGGCACAACGCCTTTGACAAGGCCGTGGGCCGGGCGCTGCTGGAGGGGACTCTCGATCGGGTGGCCATCGCCATGCTCTCGTCGCGGCTGGCTCTGGAGCTGGCCATGAAGGCGACCACGGCCAACATCCCCATTCTGTGCGGATTCTCGGCGGCCACCAGCTCGGCCATCACCTATGCCGAGCGCAACAACCTGAGCCTGGTGGGTCGCATCAGGGAAAAGACCTTCAACATCTACGCCAACGGCTGGCGCTTCAGGTAG
- a CDS encoding winged helix-turn-helix domain-containing protein translates to MLKDTNRERARKTKENPTMRMHLWFETEEGVLFGLGRLQMLKSVEEHGSLKGAAEALGMSYRGAWGKIKVTEELIGQKLIERDSNRRAGYRLTPFGKVLARSYDQWYREVEAFALSKGNEFLPFYLNCYE, encoded by the coding sequence ATGTTGAAAGATACGAACCGTGAAAGGGCGAGGAAGACCAAGGAAAATCCCACCATGCGGATGCACCTGTGGTTCGAGACGGAGGAGGGCGTGCTCTTCGGCCTCGGTCGTCTTCAAATGCTCAAGTCCGTGGAGGAGCACGGCTCTCTCAAGGGAGCCGCAGAAGCGCTGGGCATGTCCTATCGCGGTGCCTGGGGAAAGATCAAGGTCACCGAGGAACTGATCGGCCAAAAACTCATTGAGCGGGATTCCAACCGCAGGGCGGGATACCGCCTCACTCCCTTTGGGAAGGTCCTCGCGCGGAGCTATGATCAGTGGTACCGCGAAGTGGAGGCCTTTGCCCTGTCCAAGGGCAACGAATTCTTACCTTTCTATCTGAACTGTTACGAGTAG
- the fdnG gene encoding formate dehydrogenase-N subunit alpha — MKLDRRSFMKLAGSGAACLTLGQIGVSLTPVKAYAAEIKISGAKEVVTVCPFCSVSCHIIGYVKDGKLVNTEGDPDYPINEGSLCAKGAAMFTMTTSHHRLQKPLYRAPYSDKWEEKSWDWMFDRMAARIKETRDKDLILKNEKGDTVNRLESMFLLGTSHAGNEECAIAHQAMRGLGVVHMDHQARIUHSATVAALGESFGRGAMTNHWIDIKNADSILIMGSNAAEHHPISFKWVLQAKDKGATVMHVDPKFSRTSARSDFHVPLRSGTDIAFLGGMIKYIVDNEKYFKEYVANYTNAALIVGKDYGFKDGIFTGYDPKTRTYDKSKWGFEMDENGVPKRDASLKNPRCVFQLLRKHYSRYDLDTVSTTTGVSKENLLKVYEAFAATGRPDKAGTVMYALGWTQHTVGVQNIRSAGIIQLLLGNIGVAGGGINALRGEPNVQGSTDHTLLYHIIPGYMAMPHNGWQTYDDYVKGNTPVSNDPQSANWWQHKPKYFASLLKAWYGEHATKENGFCYELLPKIEKGEDYSYLFLFDRMFQGKIRGGIIIGLNPMNSVPNSNKVRKALDNLDWLITSELHHSETTDNWHRPGVDPKKVKTEVFLLPSAHRLEKDGSVTNSGRWLLWHHQVVKPAFESKPFGDMFCGIMSRLKKLYEKEGGTLPEAVTWLDYPETYDPKDLCARINGRFTVDTKVGDKLYKKGQQVPSFTALKDDGSTSSLNWLYAGSVTEEDGNKALRRSTDQTEMQANIGLFPNWAWCWPVNRRILYNRASVDLNGKPYNPAKAVIEWKDGKWVGDVPDGGWPPMATGKGKYPFIMSKFGFGQIFGPGRADGPFSEHYEPVETPVDSNKFSKQLNSPVYKFVSSEMDKLAKPADPNYPIVLTTYSLTEHWCGGGETRNIPNLLEAEPQLYVEMSPELAQEKGINNGDGVIVESIRGRVEAIAMVTIRMRPLKVHGRIIHEIGMPFCFGWTTPGSGDATNRLTPSVGDPNTTIPEFKACCVNIRKADKLTELAT; from the coding sequence ATGAAACTCGACCGCCGAAGCTTCATGAAGCTCGCAGGCTCCGGAGCGGCGTGTCTCACCCTCGGGCAGATCGGAGTCAGCTTGACCCCGGTCAAGGCCTATGCGGCGGAAATCAAGATTTCCGGCGCGAAAGAGGTGGTGACCGTCTGTCCGTTCTGCTCGGTGAGCTGCCACATCATCGGTTACGTCAAGGACGGCAAGCTCGTGAACACCGAGGGCGACCCGGACTACCCCATCAACGAAGGCTCGCTGTGCGCCAAGGGTGCGGCCATGTTCACCATGACCACCAGCCACCACCGGCTGCAAAAGCCCCTGTACCGCGCGCCCTACAGCGACAAGTGGGAAGAGAAGAGCTGGGACTGGATGTTCGACCGCATGGCGGCCCGCATCAAGGAAACCCGCGACAAGGACCTCATCCTCAAGAACGAGAAGGGCGACACCGTCAACCGTCTCGAATCCATGTTCCTGCTGGGCACCTCCCACGCGGGCAACGAAGAATGCGCCATCGCCCATCAGGCGATGCGCGGCCTGGGCGTCGTCCACATGGACCACCAGGCAAGGATCTGACACAGCGCGACTGTTGCGGCTCTGGGAGAGTCGTTCGGACGCGGTGCGATGACCAACCACTGGATCGACATCAAGAATGCCGATTCCATCCTCATAATGGGCAGCAATGCTGCCGAACATCATCCGATTTCCTTCAAGTGGGTATTGCAGGCCAAGGACAAGGGCGCCACCGTCATGCACGTGGATCCCAAGTTCTCCCGCACGTCGGCCCGGTCGGATTTCCATGTCCCCCTGCGGTCCGGTACGGACATCGCTTTCCTGGGCGGCATGATCAAGTACATTGTGGACAATGAGAAGTACTTCAAGGAGTACGTGGCCAACTACACCAACGCCGCGCTCATCGTGGGCAAGGACTACGGATTCAAGGACGGTATCTTCACCGGCTACGATCCCAAGACCCGCACCTACGACAAGTCCAAGTGGGGCTTCGAGATGGATGAGAACGGCGTGCCCAAGCGCGACGCCAGCCTGAAGAACCCCCGTTGCGTGTTCCAGCTCCTCAGGAAGCACTACTCCCGCTACGACCTGGATACGGTTTCGACCACCACCGGCGTGTCCAAGGAAAACCTGCTCAAGGTGTACGAGGCCTTCGCCGCCACCGGTCGTCCGGACAAGGCGGGCACGGTGATGTACGCTCTGGGCTGGACCCAGCACACCGTCGGCGTGCAGAACATCCGCTCCGCAGGCATCATCCAGCTGTTGCTCGGCAACATCGGCGTTGCGGGCGGCGGCATCAACGCCCTGCGCGGCGAGCCCAACGTCCAGGGTTCCACCGACCACACCCTGCTGTACCACATCATCCCGGGCTACATGGCCATGCCGCACAACGGCTGGCAGACCTACGACGATTACGTCAAGGGCAACACCCCGGTATCCAACGACCCGCAGTCCGCCAACTGGTGGCAGCACAAGCCCAAGTACTTCGCCAGCCTGCTCAAGGCCTGGTACGGCGAGCACGCCACCAAGGAAAACGGCTTCTGCTACGAACTGCTCCCGAAGATCGAGAAGGGCGAGGACTATTCCTACCTGTTCCTCTTCGACCGCATGTTCCAGGGCAAGATCCGGGGCGGCATCATCATCGGCCTGAACCCGATGAACTCGGTGCCCAACTCCAACAAGGTCCGCAAGGCCCTGGACAACCTGGATTGGCTGATCACCTCCGAACTGCACCATTCCGAGACCACGGACAACTGGCACCGCCCGGGCGTTGACCCCAAAAAGGTCAAGACCGAGGTGTTCCTGCTGCCGTCCGCCCACCGTCTGGAAAAGGACGGCTCGGTCACCAACTCCGGCCGCTGGCTGCTCTGGCACCATCAGGTCGTCAAGCCCGCCTTCGAGTCCAAGCCCTTCGGCGACATGTTTTGCGGAATCATGTCCCGCCTGAAGAAACTGTACGAGAAGGAGGGCGGCACGCTGCCCGAGGCCGTGACCTGGCTCGACTACCCCGAGACCTACGATCCCAAGGACCTGTGCGCCCGGATCAACGGCCGCTTCACCGTGGACACCAAGGTTGGCGACAAGCTGTACAAGAAGGGGCAGCAGGTCCCGTCGTTCACCGCCCTGAAGGATGACGGCTCCACCTCCAGCCTCAACTGGCTCTACGCGGGCAGCGTCACCGAGGAAGACGGCAACAAGGCGCTGCGCCGCAGCACCGACCAGACCGAAATGCAGGCCAACATCGGCCTGTTCCCGAACTGGGCCTGGTGCTGGCCGGTCAACCGCCGCATCCTCTACAACCGCGCCTCCGTGGACCTCAACGGCAAGCCGTACAACCCGGCCAAGGCCGTCATCGAGTGGAAGGACGGCAAGTGGGTGGGCGACGTGCCCGACGGCGGCTGGCCTCCCATGGCCACCGGCAAGGGCAAGTACCCGTTCATCATGTCCAAGTTCGGCTTCGGCCAGATATTCGGCCCCGGCCGAGCGGACGGGCCGTTCTCCGAGCACTACGAGCCGGTCGAGACCCCGGTGGATTCGAACAAGTTCTCCAAGCAGCTGAACAGCCCGGTGTACAAGTTCGTCTCCTCCGAAATGGACAAGCTGGCCAAGCCCGCGGACCCGAACTACCCGATCGTGCTGACCACCTACAGCCTGACGGAACACTGGTGCGGCGGCGGCGAGACCCGCAACATCCCGAACCTGCTCGAGGCCGAGCCTCAGCTGTATGTCGAGATGAGCCCGGAACTGGCCCAGGAGAAGGGCATCAACAATGGCGACGGCGTCATCGTCGAATCCATCCGCGGCAGGGTCGAGGCCATTGCCATGGTCACGATTCGCATGCGGCCGCTCAAGGTGCATGGACGCATCATTCACGAAATAGGCATGCCGTTCTGCTTCGGCTGGACGACGCCCGGCTCTGGTGACGCCACCAACAGGCTCACGCCTTCGGTCGGCGATCCGAACACCACCATTCCCGAGTTCAAGGCCTGCTGCGTGAACATTCGCAAGGCCGACAAGCTCACCGAGCTGGCAACCTAA
- a CDS encoding double-cubane-cluster-containing anaerobic reductase: protein MSETTHHEMWERLNLDLEAHDGLLEVLGKFYGDIYLSQDNRLKGMEYLDFVLSEVHGLRIKELQEAKEAGRKVVGTFCVFVPEEITLAADAIHVGLCAGAEAGSDLAEQLVPRNTCALIKSFIGFKMAKLCPYIESTDMIVGETTCDGKKKAYEAFNEIAPTYVMEVPQTKTESARALWRSEVVRYIKALEELTGVTITAEKLAEGIRITNAKRKALQRLTALRAASPAPISGRDSLLINQISFYDDPVRFTAKINELCDELQERIGQGKGVAPADTPRLLLSGCPMAVPNWKLPFVVESSGAVIVGEESCIGTRNSRDLVDESANTLEGMIDAITDRYMKIDCACFTPNNERLENVTALAKSLKADGVIHYSLLFCQPYSHESLKVDKALQNAGIPMLSIETDYSMEDVAQLKTRVEAFVETLG from the coding sequence ATGTCCGAAACCACGCACCACGAAATGTGGGAACGACTGAACCTGGATCTGGAAGCGCACGACGGCCTGCTCGAAGTGCTCGGCAAATTTTACGGGGACATCTACCTGTCCCAGGACAACAGGCTCAAGGGCATGGAGTACCTGGACTTCGTTTTGAGTGAGGTGCACGGCCTGCGGATCAAGGAGCTTCAGGAAGCCAAGGAGGCCGGGCGCAAGGTGGTTGGCACCTTCTGCGTGTTCGTCCCCGAGGAGATCACCCTGGCCGCCGACGCCATCCACGTCGGGCTGTGCGCGGGCGCCGAGGCGGGCAGCGACCTGGCCGAACAGCTGGTGCCGCGCAACACCTGCGCCCTGATCAAGTCGTTCATCGGCTTCAAGATGGCCAAGCTCTGTCCGTACATCGAGTCCACCGACATGATCGTGGGCGAGACCACCTGCGACGGCAAGAAGAAGGCCTATGAGGCGTTCAACGAGATCGCCCCGACCTACGTCATGGAGGTCCCGCAGACCAAGACCGAATCGGCCCGCGCCCTGTGGCGGTCCGAGGTGGTCCGGTATATCAAGGCCCTGGAGGAGCTGACCGGCGTGACCATCACCGCCGAAAAGCTCGCCGAGGGCATCCGCATTACCAACGCCAAGCGCAAGGCCCTGCAACGGCTGACCGCCCTGCGCGCCGCCTCCCCGGCCCCCATCTCCGGCCGCGATTCCCTGCTCATCAACCAGATCAGCTTCTACGACGATCCCGTCCGCTTCACGGCCAAGATCAATGAACTCTGCGACGAGCTGCAGGAGCGGATCGGCCAGGGCAAGGGCGTTGCCCCCGCGGACACCCCGCGCCTGCTCCTGTCCGGCTGTCCCATGGCCGTGCCCAACTGGAAGCTGCCCTTCGTGGTGGAGAGTTCCGGTGCGGTCATCGTGGGCGAGGAATCCTGCATCGGCACCCGCAACTCCCGCGACCTGGTGGACGAATCCGCCAACACCCTGGAGGGCATGATCGACGCCATCACGGACCGCTACATGAAGATCGACTGCGCCTGCTTCACGCCCAACAACGAGCGGCTGGAGAACGTCACCGCCCTGGCCAAGTCGCTGAAGGCCGACGGCGTGATCCACTACAGCCTGCTCTTCTGCCAGCCCTATTCCCACGAATCCCTGAAGGTGGACAAGGCGCTGCAGAACGCGGGCATCCCCATGCTGTCCATCGAGACGGACTATTCCATGGAGGACGTGGCCCAGCTCAAGACGCGCGTGGAAGCGTTCGTGGAGACCCTCGGTTGA
- the thiL gene encoding thiamine-phosphate kinase produces MKSEEQFLELIDAHFPREHDFLALGRGDDCAVLRGGSDYCVSSDLFLEGVHFRREYFSAADIGYKALAVNISDIAAMGAKPVAFTLDLMAPPDLPDEFWDAFFKSMSMLARQNEMVLAGGDLSRSDRLGMSITVFGAPGSTGFLRRRNCAFGDILFAVGDLGLARAGLMALEKDGPAARETLPAAVLAHLRPKPKVMIGTLLNAAGVKGLMDVSDGLARDLPRFLGPDLGADLVLAPGKLNANVISYAESIGEDPAAFAVTGGEDYALLGAVSPFEAGKAQSVPGYIQLGTVTKTPGITLNGSPFKVAGFDHFDT; encoded by the coding sequence ATGAAGAGCGAAGAACAATTCCTTGAACTCATCGACGCCCACTTCCCGCGCGAGCACGACTTCCTCGCCCTGGGCAGGGGCGACGACTGCGCCGTGCTCCGTGGCGGCTCCGACTACTGCGTCTCCTCGGACCTGTTCCTCGAAGGGGTCCACTTCCGGCGCGAATACTTCTCCGCCGCCGACATCGGCTACAAGGCGCTGGCCGTGAACATAAGCGACATCGCGGCCATGGGGGCCAAGCCCGTGGCCTTCACCCTGGACCTGATGGCCCCGCCCGATCTGCCGGACGAGTTCTGGGACGCCTTCTTCAAGTCCATGTCCATGCTCGCCCGGCAGAACGAGATGGTCCTGGCCGGCGGCGACCTGAGCCGCTCTGACCGGCTGGGCATGTCCATCACGGTCTTCGGCGCGCCCGGCTCCACCGGGTTCCTGCGACGCCGCAACTGCGCCTTCGGCGACATCCTGTTCGCCGTGGGCGACCTCGGCCTGGCCCGGGCCGGGCTCATGGCCCTGGAAAAGGACGGCCCGGCGGCGCGCGAGACACTGCCCGCGGCGGTGCTGGCCCACCTGCGGCCCAAGCCCAAGGTGATGATCGGCACCCTGCTCAACGCCGCCGGGGTCAAGGGGTTGATGGACGTGTCCGACGGACTGGCCCGCGACCTGCCGCGCTTCCTCGGCCCGGACCTGGGCGCCGACCTGGTCCTCGCCCCGGGCAAGCTCAACGCCAACGTCATTTCCTATGCCGAGTCCATAGGCGAAGACCCTGCGGCCTTTGCCGTGACCGGCGGCGAGGACTACGCCCTGCTCGGCGCGGTCTCGCCCTTCGAGGCGGGCAAGGCGCAGTCCGTGCCCGGCTACATCCAGCTCGGCACGGTCACCAAAACACCCGGCATCACCCTGAACGGCAGCCCCTTCAAGGTTGCCGGATTCGACCACTTCGACACCTAA